The segment GGGCAGTCACCGATCCCGAGATTTCCATGCTGGCGGAGAGGGTCGATCGACTTCGCGACCGGCTCGATGAAATTCTCCACGGTCCCCGCGACTTCGCGGTCTGGGCCAGCAAAACCTGAAGGCGGAGGGCAATGATGTGGAACCGTTTGTCGCCGGTGATGCTGTGTGGCGCGATGTTGCTTTCCTGCGGAGGGAGCGGAGGGCCAATGCCCGAGGGCGATCTCGAAATTGCATCTGACATTTCCGAGCGACGTCTGCAGTTCGAGAAGCGGGAGCTGACGGCCGACGTCTCCCACCTTTCAGACGGCGACCGTCAGGCGCTGAAGCACCTGGTGGCCGCGGCCCGGTCGATCGACGAGATCTTTACCCTGCAGGCGTGGACGGGGAACCCGGAATTCGCCCGTCAGGTCGATTCTCTGGCGGGAAAGGGAGCCGATGCCGCAAAGGAGTACTACCGGATCATGTACGGGCCGTGGGATCGGCTGGTTCATTTCGAGCCGTTTCTCGGCAGTCGCCCCCACCCCAAGGGTGCTGGCTATTACCCGGAGGATATGACGGTTGACGAGTTCGAAGGCTGGCTCGATGAACATCCCGATGATCGTGAGGCATTTACCTCCCTGTTCACTGTCATTCGGAGGACCGGTGATGGTCTGATGGCCGTTCCCTATTCGGAAGCCTATCGCTCGTACCTCGAGGCTGCTGCGGAACATCTCCAGGCCGCGGCGGCAGTTACGGACAACCAGAGTCTACGGCGTTTCCTCGAGCTTCGTGCGGAAGCGTTTTTCACCGATGACTATTACGAATCCGACAAGGCCTGGATGGATCTCGACTCCGCCATCGAGGTCGTGATCGGACCTTACGAGACCTACGAAGATCAGCTCTTCGGCTACAAGGCCGCCTTCGAGGCATTCGTGTGTGTTGCTCAGCCCGAAGACTCGACCCGGCTGGAAATCTTCAAGTCGCAGCTCCCGTTCCTCGAGCGCAACCTGCCGATTCCTGACGAGCACAAGAACCTCGATCGGGGTGTGGAATCACCGATTCGGGTCGTCGACGAGCTCTTCACTGCCGGTGACACCCGGGCGGCCGTCCAGACGATCGCCTTCAACCTTCCCAACGACGAACGGGTGCGCGAAGAGAAAGGCTCGAAAAAGGTGCTTCTGAAGAACATCATGCGGGCCAAGTATGACGCGATCCTGACCCCGAT is part of the Acidobacteriota bacterium genome and harbors:
- a CDS encoding peptidase; translated protein: MWNRLSPVMLCGAMLLSCGGSGGPMPEGDLEIASDISERRLQFEKRELTADVSHLSDGDRQALKHLVAAARSIDEIFTLQAWTGNPEFARQVDSLAGKGADAAKEYYRIMYGPWDRLVHFEPFLGSRPHPKGAGYYPEDMTVDEFEGWLDEHPDDREAFTSLFTVIRRTGDGLMAVPYSEAYRSYLEAAAEHLQAAAAVTDNQSLRRFLELRAEAFFTDDYYESDKAWMDLDSAIEVVIGPYETYEDQLFGYKAAFEAFVCVAQPEDSTRLEIFKSQLPFLERNLPIPDEHKNLDRGVESPIRVVDELFTAGDTRAAVQTIAFNLPNDERVREEKGSKKVLLKNIMRAKYDAILTPIAGRVLPSEEAGNIDFEAFYQFTLHHELSHGIGPGQIVIDGRDTEVRLELRDLYSAFEEAKADVLGVYDIYALVEKGVMDQAILEHLPWTFTAGMFRTTRFGVAEAHGLGMVLQANYLIEKGAVEITEDGLFRPVPDLFESSFGELAHDLLMIQALGDYDAAVEFVERYGTVHPAMAAAIASLTDLPVDIEPDFPLEGLQ